Proteins found in one Rhinolophus ferrumequinum isolate MPI-CBG mRhiFer1 chromosome 9, mRhiFer1_v1.p, whole genome shotgun sequence genomic segment:
- the LOC117027636 gene encoding SH3 domain-binding protein 1-like has protein sequence MGCVCRDSSAPLCLSAYVLYSGTVVGTQCVNCFITQPQGRSQGSSLLLKGRSPRAEGCRPGTSPAEAEDAESQASQASPASSLAPVLRKAGLPLPSPTPPQPPSPAGSREPGLPGRTEWGRETVRPKKLGPETPKWGASVVGKGLPGLTLAGEAVSSGHPGALRPFAPASGLQGDRLPSVLPRLCFVGPLPLPLPEPPLSPAPRGRQSRRVRSEAAAHRLGTG, from the exons ATGGGCTGTGTGTGCAGGGATTCATCAGCCCCTCTGTGCCTTTCTGCTTACGTTCTGTACAGTGGGACTGTGGTAGGCACTCAGTGTGTAAACTGCTTCATAACTCAGCCGCAAGGAAGGAGCCAG GGCTCCTCGCTGTTGCTGAAAGGGAGGTCCCCGAGGGCAGAGGGCTGCAGACCCGGGACGTCCCCAGCGGAGGCAGAGGACGCTGAGAGCCAGGCATCCCAGGCGAGCCCCGCGTCGAGTCTCGCCCCTGTCCTCCGGAAGGCAGggctgccccttccctcccccactccgcCTCAGCCCCCAAGCCCCGCGGGATCCCGAGAACCGGGCCTTCCGGGGCGAacggagtgggggagggagactgTGAGGCCCAAGAAGCTGGGCCCCGAGACTCCAAAGTGGGGCGCAAGTGTGGTGGGGAAGGGGCTCCCTGGTTTGACGCTGGCAGGAGAGGCCGTGTCCTCGGGTCACCCTGGTGCCCTCCGACCTTTTGCCCCAGCATCTGGCCTCCAAGGAGACCGACTTCCATCTGTCCTTCCCCGCTTGTGCTTCGTCGGCCCGCTCCCCCTCCCGCTCCCGGAACCCCCACTCTCCCCAGCTCCCCGCGGGAGGCAGAGCAGGCGAGTCCGGAGCGAAGCCGCCGCGCACCGGCTCGGGACCGGGTAA
- the CAMK2N1 gene encoding calcium/calmodulin-dependent protein kinase II inhibitor 1 → MSEVLPYGDEKLSSYGDGGDVGQIFSCRLQDTNNFFGAGQNKRPPKLGQIGRSKRVVIEDDRIDDVLKNMTDKAPPGV, encoded by the exons ATGTCGGAGGTGCTGCCCTACGGCGACGAGAAGCTGAGCTCCTACGGCGACGGCGGCGACGTGGGCCAGATCTTCTCCTGCCGCTTGCAGGACACCAACAACTTCTTCGGCGCCGGGCAGAACAAGCGGCCGCCCAAGCTGGGCCAGATCGGCCGGAGCAAGCGGG TTGTTATTGAAGATGATAGGATTGATGACGTGCTGAAAAATATGACAGACAAGGCACCTCCTGGTGTCTAA